DNA from Desulfurobacteriaceae bacterium:
GAACTTTGGATAAATACCGTCGGTGTTAAGTTCATTAAGTTTTTCTACAAAATCGAGAATTTGACTAAGTTGTTTTTGGAACTTTTCAACCTCTTCTTCTTTTAACTCAGGCCTTGAAAGCATAGCAATGTGTTTTACAGTATCTTTTGAGAGCTTCATCTTCTACTCCTTAAAATGGCTTTTATAGATTTTCCTATT
Protein-coding regions in this window:
- the gatC gene encoding Asp-tRNA(Asn)/Glu-tRNA(Gln) amidotransferase subunit GatC; amino-acid sequence: MKLSKDTVKHIAMLSRPELKEEEVEKFQKQLSQILDFVEKLNELNTDGIYPKF